Proteins encoded within one genomic window of Congzhengia minquanensis:
- a CDS encoding helix-turn-helix domain-containing protein — MSEKEFEIFAKRLKELRSVEGLTQAKLAKRLNVSRSCLANYESHKRKPDEEMVRTIANYFGVSEAYLTGNKKTYFPIDDNRGHDLDIAEFLSSDGQLDISGVSPTAKIALIEFYNYLMDRSQHEKNEMNPPEKAKTGSDQ; from the coding sequence ATGAGCGAAAAAGAATTTGAGATTTTTGCAAAAAGGTTAAAAGAGTTACGCTCGGTGGAAGGTTTGACACAGGCCAAACTTGCCAAAAGATTAAATGTTTCCAGAAGCTGCCTTGCTAATTATGAATCGCACAAGAGAAAGCCTGATGAAGAAATGGTTCGGACAATTGCAAACTATTTCGGTGTCAGTGAAGCTTACCTAACAGGAAATAAAAAGACTTATTTTCCCATTGATGACAACCGCGGACACGACCTTGACATTGCAGAATTCTTGTCGTCTGACGGCCAGCTGGACATTTCTGGGGTTTCGCCCACGGCCAAAATTGCTTTGATTGAATTTTATAACTATTTGATGGATAGGTCCCAGCACGAAAAAAACGAGATGAATCCGCCGGAGAAAGCAAAAACCGGGAGCGATCAATAA
- a CDS encoding HPr family phosphocarrier protein, protein MKTFNILLSSINDIKAFVNIVNKYEFDVDLTSGRYVVDAKSIMGIFSLDLSKPIKVDVHSEGEDADKFIEEIKAYIQ, encoded by the coding sequence ATGAAAACATTCAACATTTTACTTAGCTCCATCAACGACATCAAGGCGTTTGTTAATATTGTTAACAAATATGAATTCGATGTAGACTTAACATCCGGCAGATATGTTGTTGATGCAAAATCGATTATGGGTATTTTCAGCCTCGATCTTAGCAAACCTATCAAGGTTGACGTTCATTCAGAAGGCGAAGACGCAGACAAATTTATTGAAGAGATCAAGGCTTATATCCAATAA
- a CDS encoding aldo/keto reductase translates to MQYTKLGKSNLTVSRICMGCMGFGDAANGQHTWTVDEAQSRMIIKQGLSLGINFFDTAPAYQNGTSEQYLGRALWDFAPKRDEVVIATKFLPRTAEEMKKGITGQQHIERSLNRSLANLGFDYVDLYIYHMWDYNTPVYDIMEGLNRVVRAGKARYIGISNCFPSQLAAANAVAEKEGFAKLISMQGHYNLIFREEEKEMNPYCQKEQIALTPYSPLAGGRLSKFPGETSKRLMEDEYAKGKYDAAAERDMGIVQRVEELAFHHGVSMTEISLAWLLTKVTAPVVGATKASHVQGAVKATELRLSNEEIKYLEELYTPHELVGVMAQNTETAANQPHVWSAGNQEL, encoded by the coding sequence ATGCAATATACGAAATTAGGAAAATCAAACCTGACCGTATCCCGCATCTGCATGGGATGTATGGGGTTTGGCGACGCAGCAAACGGACAGCATACCTGGACGGTTGACGAAGCGCAGTCACGCATGATTATCAAACAAGGACTTTCTTTAGGCATTAACTTTTTTGACACAGCCCCTGCGTATCAAAACGGGACAAGCGAGCAGTATCTGGGCCGCGCCCTTTGGGATTTTGCGCCGAAACGGGACGAAGTGGTGATTGCAACCAAATTCTTGCCCCGCACAGCCGAGGAAATGAAAAAAGGGATTACCGGACAGCAGCATATTGAGCGCAGCTTAAACCGCAGTCTTGCCAATCTCGGCTTCGATTATGTGGATTTGTATATTTATCATATGTGGGATTATAACACGCCTGTTTATGACATTATGGAAGGACTGAACCGGGTTGTAAGGGCTGGAAAAGCGCGGTATATCGGCATTTCAAATTGCTTTCCTTCTCAGCTTGCAGCAGCAAACGCGGTTGCAGAAAAAGAGGGATTTGCGAAATTGATATCCATGCAGGGGCATTATAACCTGATTTTCCGCGAGGAAGAAAAAGAAATGAATCCCTATTGTCAAAAAGAACAAATCGCCCTGACGCCATACAGCCCCCTTGCGGGCGGGCGGCTTTCTAAATTCCCCGGCGAGACCTCCAAGCGGCTCATGGAGGACGAGTATGCGAAAGGCAAATATGACGCCGCTGCGGAGCGCGATATGGGGATTGTCCAACGTGTGGAGGAACTGGCATTTCACCATGGTGTTTCCATGACGGAAATTTCTCTTGCATGGCTTTTAACAAAAGTCACAGCGCCGGTTGTCGGCGCGACAAAAGCAAGCCATGTGCAAGGGGCGGTGAAAGCAACAGAATTGCGGTTGAGCAATGAGGAAATTAAGTATTTGGAAGAATTATATACGCCCCACGAGTTGGTCGGCGTAATGGCGCAGAACACAGAAACTGCCGCAAACCAGCCGCATGTTTGGTCGGCGGGGAATCAAGAACTGTAA
- a CDS encoding flavodoxin, translating into MKMRKYAALLLPLLLMLCSVNSFVAAAEPALTVTKSAAYATDCPANSNLIVALYQNERLVGTKIYIGTGTIQGNYTQDLEEALTHSDSIKTFLWDISTLTPLIPCFSSRIADLPEEPTEKPERVLTLFFSCTGNTHTLAEKIHTAAGGDMAEIIPAEPYTSADLNYNDNSCRANQELNSDARPAIEPLEVDVTQYDVILLGYPIWWGQCPPVVRTFLDSYDLSGKTILPFCTSGSTGISGSLSKIRELAPDSTVTDGFRGTSSTGTAQIDEWLRDNHFTEAVFMRMKLAAANGDIIVKLEQNNAAKNLAAMLPLDLNFSDYNNTEKIAYPPEEIDISNTTPGTAPKAGDLTIYAPWGNLALFYKDWSYSSSLIPLGRIESGAERIPALDGTIRAEAY; encoded by the coding sequence ATGAAAATGCGAAAGTATGCTGCTTTATTGTTGCCGCTGCTTTTGATGTTGTGCAGTGTAAACTCATTCGTTGCAGCGGCAGAACCCGCATTGACTGTAACAAAATCAGCGGCATATGCAACTGATTGCCCTGCGAATTCAAATTTGATTGTTGCGTTATATCAAAACGAACGGCTCGTTGGAACTAAAATATATATCGGAACCGGAACCATTCAAGGCAATTATACACAGGATTTGGAAGAAGCGTTGACACACTCCGATTCCATCAAAACATTCCTATGGGACATATCTACTTTAACCCCGCTGATTCCGTGCTTTTCTTCCCGCATTGCCGACTTGCCGGAAGAACCGACAGAAAAACCGGAACGTGTATTAACATTGTTTTTTAGCTGTACGGGAAATACGCATACGCTTGCTGAAAAAATTCATACAGCCGCCGGAGGCGATATGGCTGAAATCATCCCGGCAGAGCCATACACAAGCGCGGACTTGAATTACAATGACAATTCCTGCCGTGCAAATCAGGAACTTAATTCTGATGCGCGCCCTGCCATCGAGCCGCTGGAAGTAGACGTTACGCAATATGATGTGATTTTGCTGGGCTATCCCATTTGGTGGGGACAGTGCCCGCCGGTCGTGCGTACATTTTTGGACAGTTACGATCTATCCGGCAAAACGATTCTGCCGTTTTGCACCAGCGGGTCCACAGGAATCAGCGGCAGCTTGTCTAAAATCCGGGAATTAGCGCCGGACAGTACGGTGACAGACGGTTTTCGCGGAACGTCCTCCACGGGGACGGCACAGATTGACGAGTGGCTGCGTGACAATCATTTTACGGAAGCGGTTTTTATGCGTATGAAGCTGGCTGCCGCAAACGGCGATATCATCGTTAAACTGGAACAGAATAATGCGGCAAAAAATCTTGCAGCTATGCTGCCGCTGGATTTGAACTTCAGCGATTACAACAACACAGAAAAGATTGCCTATCCGCCGGAGGAGATTGATATATCCAATACTACGCCTGGAACGGCTCCGAAGGCCGGTGATTTAACCATTTATGCACCCTGGGGAAATCTTGCGCTGTTTTACAAAGATTGGAGCTATTCGTCGTCGCTGATCCCGCTGGGCAGGATTGAATCGGGTGCGGAACGGATTCCGGCATTGGACGGTACGATACGGGCAGAGGCATATTAG
- a CDS encoding cupin domain-containing protein, translated as MNLKESLFHTGAPNKAFAQYFDGKSYLNMLTDDGVKIANVTFEPGCRNHWHIHKAAEGGGQILLCTDGTGWYQAWGEKPRKLHPGDVVVIPAGVKHWHGAAKDSWFSHLSVEIPGRETANEWLEPIAESSYAALK; from the coding sequence ATGAATTTAAAAGAATCCCTTTTTCACACCGGCGCGCCGAATAAGGCGTTTGCACAGTATTTTGATGGGAAAAGCTACTTAAATATGCTGACCGATGATGGCGTGAAGATTGCTAATGTGACATTTGAGCCGGGCTGCCGCAACCATTGGCATATCCATAAAGCCGCCGAGGGCGGCGGGCAAATTTTGCTCTGCACGGACGGGACCGGCTGGTATCAGGCATGGGGCGAAAAGCCGCGAAAGCTGCATCCCGGTGATGTGGTGGTCATTCCTGCCGGCGTCAAGCATTGGCACGGCGCGGCAAAGGATAGCTGGTTTTCTCATTTGTCAGTTGAAATTCCAGGACGGGAAACTGCAAATGAATGGTTGGAGCCGATAGCGGAAAGCAGCTATGCCGCACTAAAATAG
- a CDS encoding helix-turn-helix domain-containing protein, which yields MFWDTFYDLCKKNNTTPNAVCASVGLSTATSTHWKNGVIPNLKTVSMLAEYFDVSIDYLLGKEEMTVEQFLIDENMVVYRRNGKIIKEKFTDEQMERVVKFIKTIK from the coding sequence ATGTTTTGGGATACGTTTTATGACTTATGTAAGAAAAATAATACGACTCCAAATGCAGTTTGTGCAAGCGTTGGATTATCAACTGCTACATCTACCCATTGGAAAAACGGTGTAATTCCGAATTTGAAAACTGTATCTATGCTGGCAGAATATTTTGACGTTTCCATTGATTATCTTCTCGGGAAAGAAGAAATGACGGTTGAGCAATTTTTAATTGATGAGAATATGGTAGTGTATCGTCGGAATGGTAAAATTATCAAGGAAAAATTTACAGATGAACAAATGGAACGTGTTGTTAAATTTATTAAAACCATAAAGTAA
- a CDS encoding helix-turn-helix domain-containing protein — MYEFAESKGLTQEKLAELSHIFVKHILKIELGKVNLKMETFVNLANALDMATNTLLRNYVTHSENISVIEIKLEMKHIYS; from the coding sequence ATATACGAATTTGCCGAGAGTAAGGGTTTAACACAAGAAAAATTGGCAGAACTTTCGCATATTTTTGTAAAACATATTTTAAAAATCGAACTTGGTAAAGTTAATTTGAAAATGGAAACATTTGTAAATCTTGCTAATGCCTTAGATATGGCAACAAATACCCTTCTACGCAATTATGTTACACACAGCGAGAACATCTCTGTTATTGAAATAAAACTGGAAATGAAACACATTTATTCTTAG
- a CDS encoding carboxymuconolactone decarboxylase family protein — MDIYETDPEFAERFAYFLQNEVLQEPGQQLDSKTRYMIILAALMGCQAEGAYREVLAEALDSGLSPIAVKETVYQATDYLGYGKMLPFLHRTNELLSERGVPLPLKGQATTTLDDRLEKGVQIQAVIFGEQMKEAWKAGPINRWLAANCFGDYYTRTGLSLAQRELITFCFLMAQGGCEPQLTAHAKGNMNIGNDKDFLMRVISQCLPYIGYPRSLNAIACINRAEKEMQEVK; from the coding sequence ATGGATATTTATGAGACCGACCCGGAATTTGCAGAACGGTTTGCGTATTTTTTGCAAAACGAGGTACTACAGGAACCGGGGCAACAGTTGGATTCCAAGACAAGATATATGATAATTTTAGCAGCGCTGATGGGCTGTCAGGCGGAGGGCGCCTACAGGGAAGTGTTAGCGGAGGCGCTGGACAGCGGTCTTTCCCCCATCGCAGTAAAAGAGACTGTCTATCAGGCGACAGACTATTTGGGATATGGCAAGATGCTGCCGTTTTTGCATAGAACCAATGAACTTTTATCAGAACGCGGCGTCCCTCTGCCGCTGAAAGGACAGGCAACCACGACATTGGATGACCGACTGGAAAAAGGTGTGCAGATACAAGCTGTTATTTTCGGTGAGCAGATGAAAGAAGCGTGGAAAGCCGGACCCATCAACCGCTGGCTGGCGGCAAATTGTTTTGGCGATTACTACACCCGGACAGGGCTATCCCTTGCACAAAGGGAACTGATTACCTTTTGTTTTCTGATGGCACAGGGCGGATGTGAGCCTCAGTTGACCGCCCACGCAAAGGGGAACATGAATATTGGCAACGACAAAGACTTTTTGATGCGCGTAATATCGCAATGTTTGCCGTATATCGGGTATCCGCGCAGCTTAAATGCGATTGCCTGTATCAATCGGGCAGAGAAAGAAATGCAGGAGGTAAAATAA
- a CDS encoding helix-turn-helix domain-containing protein, producing MCEIERISELLKKQNKTQKELTDYLGVSKNLFTEWKAGRNHSYWKYLKEIADCLDCSIDYLVGRTDIPDVNKG from the coding sequence ATGTGCGAAATAGAGAGAATTTCGGAGCTTTTGAAAAAGCAGAATAAAACGCAAAAGGAGTTAACGGATTATCTTGGTGTGAGTAAAAATCTGTTTACAGAATGGAAAGCCGGTCGGAACCATTCTTATTGGAAATACTTAAAAGAAATTGCCGACTGCTTAGACTGTTCCATTGATTATCTGGTGGGCAGAACGGACATACCCGACGTAAACAAGGGATAG
- a CDS encoding glycoside hydrolase family protein, with translation MNFKNRMLPTKLNYQFREEGYHVWCGSAFQFRGNCYFIYSRWKKDLGFAAWVTDSEICLAKADHIFGEFHHVKTLFGKDEDDRWDASCKHNPTVLKYEDKIYLYYMGNRGNGEWWNHRNNQRIGCAVASDPEGEWRRKEEPVIDVSSHGFDSLMTSNPTVTQMPDGRVLAVYKGVSKEGELPKGGPVICGVAIAEHPEGPFIKEKEPIMQNPNHPWSVEDPFIWREDGNYYSLVKDFHGYFTKTNGYSVALFESRDGIHWAPSDTPLAFTRELVYEDGQIQKVALLERPQLYFENGTPKALLCACAADENCTDTFHVRIPLK, from the coding sequence ATGAATTTTAAAAACAGAATGCTGCCTACAAAATTAAACTATCAATTCAGAGAAGAAGGATATCATGTCTGGTGCGGATCGGCGTTTCAGTTTCGGGGCAATTGTTATTTCATTTATTCGCGGTGGAAAAAAGATTTGGGATTTGCTGCGTGGGTAACAGATTCAGAAATTTGCCTTGCAAAAGCCGATCATATTTTTGGCGAGTTTCATCATGTAAAAACACTATTCGGAAAAGACGAAGACGATCGGTGGGACGCCTCCTGCAAACACAATCCCACAGTTTTAAAGTATGAGGACAAGATTTATTTATATTATATGGGCAACCGCGGCAACGGGGAATGGTGGAACCACCGCAACAACCAGCGGATTGGCTGTGCTGTAGCCTCTGACCCGGAGGGGGAGTGGCGGCGAAAAGAAGAGCCTGTGATTGATGTAAGCAGCCACGGCTTCGACTCGCTGATGACTTCAAACCCAACCGTGACGCAAATGCCTGACGGCAGGGTTCTGGCAGTTTATAAAGGCGTTTCTAAGGAGGGGGAGCTTCCCAAGGGCGGCCCGGTTATCTGCGGCGTAGCCATAGCAGAACATCCTGAGGGGCCCTTTATCAAAGAAAAAGAGCCTATTATGCAAAACCCCAACCACCCGTGGTCGGTGGAGGACCCGTTTATCTGGCGGGAGGACGGAAACTATTATTCCCTGGTGAAGGATTTTCACGGCTATTTTACAAAAACCAACGGCTATTCTGTGGCACTGTTTGAGTCCCGGGACGGAATTCATTGGGCGCCGTCAGACACGCCCCTGGCATTTACCCGGGAGCTTGTCTATGAAGACGGACAAATCCAAAAGGTTGCGCTGTTAGAGCGTCCCCAGCTTTATTTTGAGAACGGAACACCAAAGGCACTTCTTTGCGCCTGTGCGGCGGACGAAAATTGCACAGATACATTTCATGTCAGAATACCATTAAAATAA
- a CDS encoding M23 family metallopeptidase, whose translation MKKAYVKVKSKSATSILKRPYIAATIIGAAICAIALSFAVKPPETDKTEKGTTLSAASSVPEAEASKAPEPPKETPQKQAPAEVTAPARQEVTNPDTNEVAAVVPEEDASVSVGLFGKTADVKFVKPVDAEIIKAYSGTKPVKSKTLGDWRIHSGIDIKAEKGTEVKAPADGKVISAAKDGLTGYTISIDHGNGIISTVYNLESTDKVTEGQEVKAGDVIGTAGTSAASELLDDPHIHFEVTVSGEFVNPEEYLK comes from the coding sequence ATGAAGAAAGCTTATGTAAAAGTGAAAAGTAAAAGTGCAACATCCATTTTAAAGCGGCCATACATAGCCGCAACCATTATTGGGGCTGCCATTTGTGCAATTGCTCTTTCTTTTGCCGTAAAACCGCCTGAAACGGACAAAACCGAAAAGGGAACAACGCTGTCTGCCGCTTCTAGCGTGCCGGAAGCTGAGGCGAGCAAAGCTCCGGAACCGCCAAAGGAAACCCCGCAAAAGCAGGCGCCCGCTGAGGTGACAGCACCGGCGCGCCAGGAGGTTACAAATCCCGATACAAACGAGGTGGCTGCCGTAGTACCGGAAGAAGACGCCAGCGTTTCTGTGGGTCTCTTTGGTAAGACGGCGGACGTAAAGTTTGTAAAACCGGTGGACGCGGAAATCATTAAGGCTTATTCCGGCACAAAGCCGGTAAAATCGAAAACACTTGGCGACTGGAGAATTCATTCAGGAATTGACATAAAAGCGGAAAAAGGCACAGAGGTGAAAGCCCCGGCAGACGGAAAAGTGATAAGCGCCGCCAAAGACGGTTTAACGGGATACACCATATCCATTGACCACGGAAATGGTATAATATCTACGGTGTATAACTTAGAAAGCACCGACAAGGTGACCGAGGGGCAGGAGGTTAAGGCCGGCGATGTGATCGGCACAGCCGGCACCAGCGCGGCATCTGAACTGTTGGACGACCCCCACATTCACTTTGAAGTAACGGTAAGCGGTGAGTTTGTCAACCCGGAAGAATATTTAAAATAA
- a CDS encoding M14 family metallopeptidase, protein MQIISTDKEYTYDVFMDDFFRLMGEYNILESGTAGYSVLGKRIPFIRFGRGCRKILITGAHHGKEWITAMLNMALIEALCRMYGEGKRFGETNMIEFFNTRSIYFIPMVNPDGVNLCIRGLTEDIPTFTQSRLIGMNAGSREFVGLWQSNIRGVDLNHNYDALFEKGRTMEFAAGVYGPGKGRYSGEYPESEPETQAVVGLTKEINPDIVIAYHSQGEEIYYNFNGKCARGAVNIAQTLARATGYKLIEADGLTDCSGYKDWVIEHFNIPAYTIEVGKGENPLPLSQFDKIYSDNLKAVLCL, encoded by the coding sequence ATGCAAATTATCAGCACGGATAAGGAATATACATACGATGTTTTCATGGACGACTTTTTTCGTCTGATGGGGGAATACAACATTTTAGAAAGCGGCACTGCAGGATATTCGGTTTTGGGCAAACGCATTCCGTTTATCCGGTTCGGACGGGGCTGCAGAAAAATTCTCATCACAGGGGCGCACCACGGCAAGGAATGGATCACCGCCATGCTGAACATGGCCCTGATTGAAGCGCTGTGCCGCATGTACGGCGAGGGGAAACGGTTTGGGGAAACGAATATGATTGAGTTTTTTAACACGCGCAGCATTTATTTTATCCCCATGGTAAATCCCGACGGGGTGAACCTATGCATACGCGGCCTGACGGAGGACATTCCAACCTTTACCCAGTCGCGGCTGATTGGAATGAACGCTGGAAGCCGCGAATTTGTTGGGCTTTGGCAGTCGAACATCCGTGGGGTAGATTTAAACCACAACTATGACGCGCTGTTTGAAAAAGGGCGCACCATGGAATTTGCCGCAGGAGTTTACGGCCCGGGAAAAGGGCGCTACTCCGGCGAATATCCGGAAAGCGAGCCGGAAACCCAGGCCGTTGTAGGACTGACGAAAGAAATTAACCCCGACATTGTTATTGCCTATCACTCCCAGGGGGAAGAAATTTATTATAACTTTAACGGCAAATGCGCCCGGGGCGCGGTTAACATTGCCCAAACCCTGGCCCGGGCCACAGGCTATAAGCTCATTGAGGCCGACGGCTTAACCGACTGTTCCGGGTATAAAGACTGGGTGATTGAACACTTCAACATTCCCGCATATACCATTGAGGTAGGTAAGGGGGAAAACCCGCTGCCCCTCTCCCAGTTTGATAAAATTTACAGCGACAACTTAAAGGCGGTTTTATGTCTATAG
- a CDS encoding DUF4405 domain-containing protein has protein sequence MKKKAAVKIGLDVSMTVLLLLLMGYQFWGGTVHEWMGAGLFFLFILHHMLNCNWYKNIGKGNNTPLRIVGFIIDVLLFADMLILMYSGLVISKTVFAFLPVGGGLAMARRLHIIGSYWGFLLMSLHIGFHWGMLFGLFRKALHLTSKKANVVCFAAGLITAGYGAFVFVKRNLLSYLLLKSEFVFMDYAESKLLFYIDYLALMGLCSFIAHVLSKLCIRLYKISQQNTIAIRKK, from the coding sequence GTGAAGAAGAAAGCGGCTGTAAAAATAGGGTTAGATGTGAGCATGACTGTTTTGCTGCTTTTGTTAATGGGTTATCAGTTTTGGGGCGGCACAGTGCATGAATGGATGGGTGCCGGACTGTTTTTTCTGTTTATCCTCCATCATATGCTGAACTGCAATTGGTACAAAAATATAGGGAAAGGCAACAATACGCCATTGCGTATCGTTGGATTCATCATAGATGTTTTGTTGTTTGCCGATATGCTGATATTGATGTATAGCGGGCTTGTCATATCAAAAACCGTATTTGCTTTTTTACCAGTAGGCGGTGGGCTTGCTATGGCAAGACGGTTACACATTATAGGCTCTTACTGGGGATTTTTACTGATGAGTCTGCACATTGGATTTCATTGGGGTATGCTTTTTGGTCTTTTCCGAAAAGCGCTGCACCTTACCTCGAAAAAAGCAAATGTTGTATGCTTTGCTGCAGGGCTGATTACAGCAGGATATGGTGCGTTTGTTTTTGTAAAGCGGAACCTCCTGTCCTATCTTTTATTAAAAAGTGAATTTGTATTTATGGATTATGCTGAATCAAAGCTGCTATTTTACATAGACTATTTGGCACTCATGGGACTGTGCAGTTTCATTGCGCACGTTCTGTCAAAACTTTGCATACGCCTATATAAAATATCGCAGCAGAACACAATCGCGATAAGGAAAAAATGA
- a CDS encoding flavodoxin, whose amino-acid sequence MKRILCMTLSLILCFSCFAVFAADETQDLSILLQIDNPQMLVNGVEKEIDFGRGTAPILQNNRTLLPVRAIVEEMGGTVLWDGASQEVTLSLGANEIRLVIDSTTAYLNDTAQTLDVAPTVLNDRTMLPIRFIAESFKFSVDWNETEQMITITKTGNTDVNIEATDDFVLINGGTFQMGSPENEPERDADERLHEVSVDSFYLAKTELTQQDYQAVTGSNPSEFQGAGNPVENVTWYDAIRFCNTKSEVEGLSPCYTISGTTVTWDKSANGYRLPTEAEWEYAARANTDTPFSFGSYVNDEDANCYNAYGYNNNASGQWVNGYLEHTVSTDSYLANGNGLYNMHGNVAEWVWDWYGSYSEEASLNPTGMQAGNYKIARGGGWNDFPKHIRSAYRSAYPADVPLYSIGIRLARNAVDMTGTVTSENHANADGRNKTLIVYFSQTGNTDGFANIIAEMTGADIFRVERKTPYSATGNSVSLYAEALTEYRENAVPDLNAYLEDVGLDINQYDTILLGYCNWWASIPAPIRTFLTHYDFSGKTIIPFCSMGGGRFGQTISAVAKLAPNSTIQKGLAVTYSSYNRDEIATWLAENRIEMVNAQ is encoded by the coding sequence ATGAAAAGAATATTATGTATGACGTTAAGCCTTATTCTGTGTTTTTCATGCTTTGCTGTTTTTGCAGCAGATGAAACGCAGGACTTATCCATTTTATTGCAAATTGACAATCCGCAGATGTTGGTAAACGGAGTGGAAAAAGAAATTGATTTCGGAAGGGGCACAGCGCCTATTTTGCAAAACAATAGAACGTTGCTCCCTGTCCGTGCGATTGTGGAAGAAATGGGCGGTACTGTCCTTTGGGACGGCGCAAGCCAAGAAGTTACCTTGTCCCTTGGCGCAAATGAAATCCGTCTTGTAATAGACAGTACCACTGCATATTTGAATGACACAGCACAAACGCTTGACGTTGCGCCGACAGTGTTAAATGACCGCACGATGCTCCCGATTCGCTTTATTGCAGAGAGTTTTAAATTTTCGGTAGATTGGAATGAAACAGAGCAAATGATTACGATTACCAAAACAGGCAATACAGATGTCAATATAGAAGCAACGGATGATTTTGTTTTAATAAACGGCGGTACTTTTCAAATGGGAAGCCCTGAAAACGAGCCGGAGCGTGATGCTGACGAACGACTGCACGAGGTGTCGGTTGACAGTTTCTATCTTGCAAAAACAGAACTGACGCAGCAGGATTATCAGGCAGTCACAGGGAGCAATCCCAGTGAGTTTCAAGGTGCGGGAAATCCTGTTGAAAACGTAACTTGGTATGATGCAATTCGATTCTGTAATACAAAAAGCGAAGTCGAGGGGCTTTCCCCGTGTTACACCATTTCTGGTACGACTGTTACATGGGACAAAAGCGCCAACGGCTACCGTTTGCCTACAGAAGCCGAATGGGAATATGCGGCAAGGGCAAACACGGATACGCCGTTTTCTTTTGGCAGCTATGTAAATGACGAGGACGCAAACTGTTATAATGCTTATGGTTATAACAACAATGCAAGCGGACAATGGGTAAACGGTTACTTAGAACATACCGTAAGCACCGACAGTTATCTGGCCAATGGCAACGGTTTATATAACATGCACGGCAATGTAGCTGAATGGGTGTGGGATTGGTATGGCAGTTACAGTGAGGAAGCATCGCTAAATCCAACAGGTATGCAGGCCGGCAATTATAAAATTGCCCGCGGCGGCGGTTGGAATGATTTTCCGAAACATATTCGCAGTGCATACCGCAGCGCTTACCCGGCAGATGTTCCCCTTTATAGTATCGGTATTCGTTTAGCCCGAAACGCAGTGGATATGACGGGTACTGTAACGAGCGAAAATCATGCAAATGCCGACGGCAGGAATAAAACGCTGATTGTCTATTTTTCGCAAACAGGCAATACAGACGGTTTTGCCAATATCATTGCCGAAATGACAGGTGCGGATATATTCCGGGTGGAACGGAAGACACCATATTCAGCTACGGGCAATTCCGTTAGTCTTTATGCAGAGGCTTTGACAGAATACAGAGAAAACGCAGTCCCGGACTTGAACGCATATCTTGAGGATGTCGGTCTCGACATCAATCAGTATGACACCATTTTATTGGGATATTGTAATTGGTGGGCTTCCATCCCTGCCCCTATACGCACATTTCTAACGCACTATGATTTTAGTGGCAAAACAATTATTCCGTTTTGCAGTATGGGCGGCGGGCGCTTTGGGCAAACCATCAGTGCGGTTGCTAAACTTGCCCCCAACAGCACCATTCAAAAAGGACTGGCTGTAACCTATTCTTCTTATAACAGAGATGAAATTGCCACATGGCTTGCAGAAAATCGAATTGAAATGGTAAATGCACAGTAA